The following proteins come from a genomic window of Megalobrama amblycephala isolate DHTTF-2021 linkage group LG1, ASM1881202v1, whole genome shotgun sequence:
- the LOC125274030 gene encoding uncharacterized protein LOC125274030, with product MSIHLPILLVIVLFILVLRAGCYTHYGDMEQWSQYYSPDTTHPVRPQARARQLSTRLQAYDITLPKSLIPDPALYDSSYHQPRMNHPASQLNLSGQAEPVSTVEQLPMSELSLVQYGVGQATGHLGSVDNGSGVFARQLDDDRSYSHSRSPVVQREYHSLSERESLSSGAVSPSLRDEEQARAISPPVVRPKATATPSIPLQPFHAAVVTRDISQQSAPWHMTQTMPNAAYGTTAPYLGVSPSSAPHAMLHQQTSSSTLDFRPSCQLTSSLPRTVTSVKLPLVTTAHTTCVPPVYQLQTTVPCQPQWQSFTMPDPYRPPPSVPGYYVTQPSIHIPGQTWYGSPAMYPPLPPTPVYQPIPAALPLQPVPIPTLPKLVNDSEREFTDLKMALDNLLNPHTELTEHYKYRVLMEQLVLEEARLIVQACRHHPAPYAAAMTALQRQYGQPHQLAQSEIASLLNSPDIRAGDAKAFQSFALNVDLLVGMLMSLEGPQGRELTCTGHVDRLLSKLPKHYRDSFIEHLQLRGRLSTDSLNPYNLHDLADWLKVKAEAQRLSSKMVQRYQTERVQVPRRERQPIPKPQTRLTAVYHGSNQPKEVSTVNYAHTEPAHAQQSVKKLKRLCLFCKSQEHYLSQCSEITERSPEQIFKWIKDSKRCWKCGRTSHKCEECTLKKPCRECGNIHLSVLHSIAKDGPNLVLLTTSGDRAYLTSPSSTGRVYLKVVPVLLWKGKRSVPTYAILDDGAQRSIVLPAAVQQLGLVGREEHMALRTIRHDVTELKGQSIDLLLSTQSSPKEKYSLTNVFTAPLLTLTDQTYPIQRLQRCYYHLRGIPLPTFDKVQPLLLIGSDYPNLITAKEPIRLGPAGGPAAVRTQLGWVLQGPDGLLPHQVPSPQCLFTSLTPIRDPVYQHVERLWQLDVLPYRSEKLVTRSKQDQAAVNMLETRTRRVEVNGILRYATPLLRARDAPPLRGIKESVLSSLRNTERRLSKDTEKAKMYEAEIQKLLDSGYVVKIPLENLQPIEESWFIPHHLVHHNGKDRLVFNCSFVHLGVSS from the coding sequence ATGAGCATTCACCTACCTATATTATTGGTTATAGTTCTTTTCATTTTGGTCCTTCGAGCCGGATGCTACACTCATTACGGTGATATGGAGCAATGGAGCCAATATTACTCTCCTGATACCACACATCCTGTTCGACCACAGGCCAGAGCACGTCAGCTCTCAACACGTCTGCAAGCTTATGACATAACATTGCCTAAATCTCTCATACCAGACCCTGCGCTGTACGACAGTTCATACCACCAGCCAAGGATGAATCACCCAGCATCACAGCTAAACCTCAGTGGACAGGCCGAGCCAGTCTCGACTGTGGAGCAGCTTCCTATGAGTGAGTTATCTCTGGTGCAGTATGGAGTAGGTCAAGCTACAGGTCATTTGGGCAGCGTTGATAATGGATCTGGTGTTTTTGCAAGACAGCTAGATGATGACAGATCCTATAGTCATTCTAGATCACCTGTAGTTCAGCGAGAATATCACAGTCTATCCGAACGTGAGTCTCTTAGCAGTGGTGCTGTTTCACCTTCACTCCGTGATGAAGAACAGGCTAGAGCCATCTCACCACCTGTGGTCAGACCAAAAGCTACTGCGACACCATCTATCCCACTTCAGCCATTCCATGCTGCTGTAGTCACCCGAGACATTTCTCAACAGTCAGCTCCATGGCATATGACACAAACGATGCCTAATGCCGCATATGGTACGACTGCGCCATATCTTGGTGTCTCACCTTCATCCGCTCCACATGCAATGCTGCATCAGCAAACTTCATCCAGTACACTAGATTTTCGTCCTTCATGCCAACTTACCTCATCATTGCCACGTACTGTTACATCAGTGAAGCTGCCTTTAGTTACAACAGCCCACACCACTTGTGTGCCACCTGTCTATCAGTTACAGACTACTGTTCCATGCCAACCACAATGGCAGTCATTCACCATGCCAGACCCATATCGACCTCCACCATCAGTCCCAGGGTATTATGTCACTCAGCCGTCTATTCACATTCCAGGACAGACCTGGTATGGCTCTCCAGCAATGTACCCGCCACTACCTCCAACCCCTGTTTACCAGCCAATACCTGCAGCGCTTCCACTCCAGCCAGTTCCAATCCCAACATTACCTAAACTTGTGAATGATAGTGAGAGAGAGTTTACAGATCTGAAGATGGCTTTGGATAATCTCCTCAATCCTCACACTGAGCTCACTGAACATTATAAATATAGGGTGTTAATGGAACAGTTAGTCCTGGAGGAAGCAAGGCTTATCGTCCAAGCATGCCGGCATCATCCTGCACCCTATGCAGCAGCTATGACAGCATTACAACGTCAGTATGGCCAACCTCATCAGCTGGCTCAAAGTGAAATTGCATCTTTGTTAAATTCGCCTGATATTAGAGCTGGGGATGCAAAGGCTTTCCAGAGTTTTGCGCTCAATGTTGACTTGTTAGTAGGCATGCTGATGTCACTTGAGGGGCCACAGGGACGAGAACTCACTTGCACGGGGCATGTTGACAGACTACTCAGTAAGCTACCCAAGCATTACAGAGATAGTTTTATTGAGCACCTCCAGTTACGAGGCAGACTGAGCACTGACAGCCTCAACCCGTATAACCTTCATGATCTTGCTGACTGGTTGAAAGTGAAAGCAGAGGCTCAGCGTCTGTCATCTAAAATGGTACAGCGCTACCAGACTGAGAGAGTTCAAGTCCCACGTAGAGAACGTCAACCCATTCCGAAGCCCCAAACTCGACTCACTGCAGTGTATCATGGCAGCAACCAACCCAAAGAGGTCAGTACAGTAAATTATGCCCATACAGAGCCTGCTCATGCCCAGCAATCAGTTAAGAAGCTGAAACGTCTATGTCTGTTCTGTAAAAGTCAAGAGCACTATTTGTCGCAGTGTAGTGAAATCACTGAGCGCTCACCGGAACAGATTTTCAAGTGGATAAAGGACAGTAAGAGATGTTGGAAATGTGGACGTACAAGTCATAAATGTGAGGAATGCACGCTAAAGAAACCTTGCAGAGAATGTGGTAATATACACCTCAGTGTGCTGCATTCCATTGCCAAAGATGGTCCCAACCTTGTGCTACTTACGACGTCTGGAGATCGAGCATATCTGACTTCCCCTAGCTCAACAGGACGTGTTTACCTGAAAGTCGTCCCAGTGCTGCTGTGGAAAGGCAAAAGATCTGTACCAACATATGCTATCCTGGATGACGGGGCCCAGCGGAGTATTGTTCTTCCAGCAGCAGTTCAGCAGCTAGGACTTGTGGGTAGGGAAGAGCATATGGCCCTTCGCACCATCCGACATGATGTCACTGAGTTAAAGGGACAGTCAATCGATCTGCTACTTTCCACACAGTCAAGTCCAAAGGAGAAGTACAGCCTCACAAATGTATTTACTGCTCCTCTCCTTACGTTAACTGACCAAACGTATCCCATCCAGAGACTCCAGCGATGCTATTACCATCTCAGAGGGATTCCTCTTCCAACCTTTGATAAGGTGCAGCCCCTTCTCCTAATTGGGTCTGACTACCCAAACCTGATCACAGCCAAGGAGCCCATCAGACTAGGGCCAGCTGGTGGACCGGCAGCTGTTCGTACGCAGCTCGGTTGGGTTCTCCAGGGACCAGATGGACTTCTGCCACATCAGGTACCTTCACCACAGTGCTTATTCACTTCCCTTACTCCAATTCGCGATCCTGTTTACCAACATGTTGAGCGACTGTGGCAACTGGATGTCCTCCCATACCGCAGTGAAAAGCTGGTAACACGATCAAAACAGGATCAAGCAGCTGTGAATATGCTGGAGACCAGAACACGACGTGTGGAAGTTAATGGCATCTTGCGTTACGCTACTCCACTCCTTCGTGCACGGGATGCCCCACCTTTGAGAGGAATCAAAGAGTCAGTTTTGTCCAGCCTCAGAAACACTGAGAGGCGTCTCAGCAAAGACACAGAAAAGGCAAAGATGTATGAAGCTGAGATACAGAAACTCCTTGATTCAGGGTATGTTGTCAAGATACCCCTGGAGAATCTTCAGCCCATTGAGGAGTCATGGTTCATACCACATCACCTCGTACACCACAATGGCAAGGATCGGCTGGTTTTTAATTGCTCCTTTGTGCATCTAGGTGTTTCCTCTTAA